A genomic segment from Actinoplanes sichuanensis encodes:
- a CDS encoding DNA topoisomerase IB, with protein sequence MRLRRSDLRKPGLSRRRAGTGFTYLDAGGGPLRDKAAVERIKGLVIPPAWQDVWISPDPRGHIQATGVDAAGRKQYLYHPVWREQRDRAKFDRALETAELLPEIRDRLTADLTGRGLNRERVLAAVVSLLDMGMFRVGGEESAAREEDPTYGLSTLRPDHVRTKGGCVLLEFRGKSGVDHAKTVGDGEVCAVLRDLKRRRRDEKRLFAYWDPARRRWSEIRADAVNDYLRDITGEQMTAKDFRTWHGTVRAATALAEAGPQPTATGRKKAVAQAMREVADLLGNTPTVARAAYVDPRVVEAYTDGEVIDATPADPPTEAEKQVRSLLAED encoded by the coding sequence TTGCGGCTGCGCCGCAGTGACCTGCGTAAACCCGGCCTTTCACGACGGCGGGCCGGGACGGGCTTCACCTATCTCGACGCCGGAGGCGGTCCGCTGCGCGACAAGGCGGCCGTCGAGCGGATCAAGGGGCTGGTCATCCCGCCGGCCTGGCAGGACGTCTGGATCTCGCCGGATCCTCGCGGGCACATCCAGGCGACGGGTGTCGACGCGGCGGGCCGTAAGCAGTACCTCTACCACCCGGTGTGGCGGGAGCAGCGGGACCGCGCCAAGTTCGACCGCGCCCTGGAGACCGCCGAACTGCTTCCCGAGATCCGCGACCGCCTGACCGCCGACCTGACCGGCCGGGGCCTCAATCGGGAACGGGTCCTGGCCGCCGTCGTCAGCCTCCTGGACATGGGCATGTTCCGGGTCGGCGGTGAGGAGTCCGCGGCCCGCGAGGAGGATCCGACCTACGGCCTGTCCACACTGCGCCCCGACCATGTGCGGACCAAGGGTGGCTGCGTGCTCCTGGAGTTTCGTGGCAAGTCCGGCGTCGACCACGCCAAGACCGTCGGCGACGGTGAGGTCTGCGCCGTACTCCGGGATCTGAAACGCCGCCGCCGGGACGAGAAGCGCCTGTTCGCCTACTGGGATCCGGCTCGTCGCCGCTGGTCGGAGATCCGCGCCGACGCCGTCAACGACTACCTGCGCGACATCACCGGCGAACAGATGACCGCCAAGGACTTCCGCACCTGGCACGGTACCGTCCGGGCGGCCACCGCCCTGGCCGAGGCCGGCCCCCAGCCCACCGCCACCGGGCGTAAGAAGGCCGTGGCCCAGGCCATGCGCGAGGTGGCCGACCTGCTGGGCAACACCCCGACGGTGGCCCGTGCCGCCTACGTCGACCCGCGGGTGGTGGAGGCGTACACCGACGGCGAGGTCATCGACGCGACCCCGGCCGACCCGCCGACCGAGGCCGAGAAACAGGTCCGATCCCTCCTGGCCGAAGACTGA
- a CDS encoding glycosyltransferase family 9 protein, whose amino-acid sequence MILVLRALGVGDLVTAVPALRGLRAAFPDETLSLAAPAWLTPLILAVGAVDRIVPAAELEPLDAAPARPRLAINLHGSGPESHRRLQALHPDALWAFASRAAGHHDGPGWLDEEHEVRRWCRLVRYYGVTCDESDLDLHVPDADVPAGVTIIHPGAKSAARRWPADRFASVARRLVTAGHQVLVTGSRQEHDLCVRVTELAGLPPEAAPRTGLDELAALVAKARLVICGDTGVAHLATAYRTPSVVLFGPVAPALWGPPADRPYHRALWHGTHSTRGDLPGPVHPALLEITPDEVLTATTEALALPTTRHPRR is encoded by the coding sequence GTGATCCTCGTTCTGCGCGCTCTCGGCGTGGGTGATCTGGTGACCGCGGTGCCCGCCTTGCGCGGGCTCCGCGCCGCCTTCCCCGACGAGACGTTGAGCCTGGCCGCCCCCGCCTGGCTCACGCCGCTGATCCTGGCGGTCGGCGCCGTCGACCGGATCGTGCCCGCGGCCGAACTCGAACCTCTGGACGCGGCCCCGGCCCGGCCCCGGCTCGCGATCAACCTGCACGGCTCCGGCCCGGAGTCGCATCGCCGTTTGCAGGCACTGCACCCGGACGCGCTGTGGGCGTTCGCGAGCCGGGCCGCCGGCCATCACGACGGTCCGGGCTGGCTCGACGAGGAACACGAGGTCCGCCGCTGGTGCCGACTGGTCCGCTACTACGGTGTGACCTGCGACGAGTCCGACCTGGACCTGCACGTGCCGGACGCGGACGTACCGGCCGGTGTCACGATCATCCATCCGGGCGCGAAATCCGCGGCCCGCCGCTGGCCCGCGGACCGCTTCGCGTCCGTCGCCCGCCGTCTGGTCACCGCGGGCCATCAGGTCCTGGTCACCGGTTCCCGGCAAGAGCACGACCTGTGCGTACGGGTGACCGAGCTCGCCGGTCTGCCCCCGGAGGCGGCCCCGCGCACCGGACTGGACGAACTGGCCGCCCTGGTCGCCAAGGCCCGCCTGGTGATCTGTGGTGACACCGGCGTGGCCCACCTGGCGACCGCCTACCGGACCCCGTCGGTGGTCCTGTTCGGTCCGGTCGCTCCGGCGCTCTGGGGCCCGCCCGCCGACCGCCCTTACCATCGCGCCCTCTGGCACGGCACCCACAGCACCCGCGGTGACCTGCCCGGCCCGGTCCACCCGGCCCTCCTGGAGATCACCCCCGACGAGGTCCTGACCGCCACCACCGAAGCCCTGGCCCTCCCCACCACCCGTCACCCGCGGCGGTGA
- a CDS encoding SDR family oxidoreductase, translated as MDAVIVTGGSSGLGAAVVDAVLKAGGRPYVIDRQPPREGVEWIACDLADSRAAERATRDLIASAGGGVDGVVTAAGMDVPGTLEEIPGEVWDRIVAVDLLATAAVIRAAIPALKQSHGGVVTVSSTLGIKAVSDATAYCAAKFGVVGFTRALAAELAGQVNVTLLIPGGMRTKFFDDRDAKYKPGPDAILNDPANVAAAVVFALNQPAGCAVRELVVAAETESSYP; from the coding sequence ATGGACGCTGTCATCGTCACCGGAGGTTCCAGTGGACTGGGCGCCGCAGTCGTCGACGCGGTGCTCAAGGCGGGCGGTCGCCCGTACGTCATCGATCGTCAACCGCCGAGGGAGGGCGTCGAGTGGATCGCCTGCGACCTCGCCGACAGTCGCGCCGCGGAGCGGGCGACCCGTGACCTGATCGCCAGCGCCGGCGGCGGCGTCGACGGTGTGGTCACGGCGGCCGGCATGGATGTGCCGGGCACGCTGGAGGAGATCCCGGGCGAGGTCTGGGACCGGATCGTGGCGGTCGACCTGCTGGCCACCGCGGCGGTGATCCGGGCCGCGATCCCCGCTCTCAAACAGTCCCACGGCGGTGTCGTCACCGTCTCGTCCACCCTCGGGATCAAGGCCGTCTCGGATGCGACCGCCTACTGCGCCGCCAAGTTCGGCGTCGTCGGATTCACCCGGGCGCTCGCCGCCGAACTCGCCGGCCAGGTCAACGTCACCCTGCTCATTCCCGGCGGGATGCGCACGAAGTTCTTCGACGACCGGGATGCGAAATACAAGCCAGGCCCGGACGCGATTCTCAACGACCCGGCGAACGTGGCGGCCGCCGTCGTCTTCGCGCTCAACCAACCGGCTGGGTGCGCGGTCCGGGAGCTCGTCGTCGCGGCCGAGACGGAGAGCTCGTACCCGTGA
- a CDS encoding PfkB family carbohydrate kinase: MRLVIVGDTLLDRDVLGTVTRIAPDAPAPVLDEQTTHERPGGAGLAALLAAAHGHQVALVTALAADAAGARLNELLTAAGIEVYALPLPGPTPEKIRLRAGGQVLLRLDRGGPPQAPGEASAAVLELLRDATAILVSDYGRGVARHPALRAAIEDSKAPVVWDPHPNGPPPVPNVRLVTPNEDEARRLSGDAGNGSGLSTAQRAGHTLRQRWRAGAVVVTRGTEGAVLCQGGPTPLVVPVPESSGGDTCGAGDAFAAAAAVALADGALVSEAVAEAVSVASRYVADPRKISGKIGQRAQRDGTAHPTPGTAGPDHAEDPADGWRKRPGAGQERADGADERIGADQVGRLIADVHARGGTVVATGGCFDLLHTGHLATLRAARALGDCLIVCLNSDDSVRRLKGEGRPLTGQDDRGRLLAALDCVDAVVVFDEPTPEPVLTWLRPDVWVKGGDYDTLPETEVVRRWGGQTVIVPYLDGRSTTKTIAEARRR, translated from the coding sequence ATGAGACTCGTCATCGTCGGCGACACCCTGCTCGACCGGGACGTGCTCGGCACGGTGACCCGGATCGCGCCGGACGCGCCCGCGCCGGTGCTCGACGAGCAGACCACGCACGAACGGCCCGGCGGCGCGGGACTGGCCGCCCTGCTCGCCGCCGCCCACGGGCACCAGGTCGCGCTGGTCACGGCCCTGGCCGCGGATGCCGCGGGCGCCCGGCTGAACGAACTGCTGACCGCGGCCGGCATCGAGGTGTACGCCCTTCCGCTGCCCGGTCCGACCCCGGAGAAGATCCGGCTCCGTGCCGGCGGCCAGGTGCTGCTCCGGCTGGACCGGGGCGGGCCGCCGCAGGCACCCGGTGAGGCCTCGGCCGCCGTCCTGGAGCTGCTGCGCGACGCCACCGCGATCCTGGTCAGCGATTATGGCCGCGGGGTGGCCCGGCATCCGGCTCTGCGCGCGGCGATCGAGGACTCGAAGGCGCCCGTCGTCTGGGATCCGCACCCGAACGGGCCGCCGCCGGTCCCGAACGTCCGCCTGGTCACCCCGAACGAGGATGAGGCCCGGCGGCTGTCCGGCGATGCCGGCAACGGTTCGGGCCTGTCCACCGCCCAGCGGGCGGGCCACACTCTGCGGCAGCGTTGGCGGGCCGGGGCCGTGGTGGTCACCCGCGGCACGGAGGGGGCGGTGCTCTGTCAGGGCGGCCCGACGCCGCTGGTCGTCCCGGTTCCGGAGTCGTCCGGTGGGGATACCTGTGGGGCCGGTGACGCGTTCGCGGCCGCGGCCGCGGTCGCGCTGGCGGACGGCGCGCTCGTCTCGGAGGCGGTGGCGGAGGCGGTATCCGTAGCAAGCCGCTATGTAGCCGATCCTCGTAAGATATCCGGAAAAATCGGGCAGAGGGCTCAGCGGGACGGCACGGCACACCCGACGCCCGGCACCGCTGGACCGGATCATGCCGAGGACCCCGCGGACGGTTGGCGGAAGCGGCCCGGTGCCGGCCAGGAGCGCGCAGACGGCGCGGATGAGCGGATCGGTGCCGACCAGGTCGGGCGCCTGATCGCCGACGTGCACGCGCGCGGCGGGACGGTGGTCGCCACCGGCGGCTGCTTCGATCTGCTGCACACCGGGCATCTGGCCACCCTGCGTGCCGCCCGCGCCCTCGGCGACTGCCTGATCGTCTGCCTGAACAGCGACGACTCGGTTCGTCGGCTGAAGGGGGAGGGCCGCCCGCTGACCGGCCAGGACGACCGCGGCCGGTTGCTGGCCGCCCTCGACTGTGTGGACGCGGTGGTGGTGTTCGACGAGCCCACCCCCGAACCGGTCCTCACCTGGCTGCGCCCGGACGTCTGGGTGAAGGGCGGCGACTACGACACGCTGCCGGAGACCGAGGTGGTGCGGCGCTGGGGCGGCCAGACCGTGATCGTCCCCTATCTGGACGGCCGTTCCACCACGAAGACCATCGCCGAAGCACGCAGGAGGTAG
- a CDS encoding D-sedoheptulose-7-phosphate isomerase — protein sequence MSPIDVHLTGLIQALLPYRSQAGRLARWGAHLARHLAGGGRLLVAGNGGSAAEAQHLAAELVGKLREDRMPLSAIALTPDSSAVTAIGNDYGFDEVFARQVRAHGRRDDILIVMSTSGRSPNLITAVRAAKESGMRTWALVGERPNPLADMCDEALCCPSPDSQVVQELHLISVHLMCEYVDRYLPRFTGDELPAGFGTSRSGPERAGAGGGRSERDLPFGWDRDEFEEMVNI from the coding sequence ATGAGTCCGATCGATGTTCATCTCACCGGGCTCATCCAGGCTCTGCTGCCTTATCGGTCGCAGGCCGGTCGCCTCGCCCGGTGGGGCGCCCACCTGGCCCGGCACCTCGCCGGTGGTGGCCGGCTGCTCGTCGCCGGCAACGGTGGCAGTGCCGCCGAGGCCCAGCACCTGGCCGCGGAGCTGGTCGGGAAACTCCGGGAGGACCGGATGCCGCTGTCGGCGATCGCCCTCACCCCGGATTCGTCGGCGGTCACCGCGATCGGCAACGACTACGGATTCGACGAGGTGTTCGCCCGGCAGGTCCGGGCGCACGGCCGCCGCGACGACATCCTGATCGTGATGTCCACCAGCGGCCGTAGTCCGAATCTGATCACCGCGGTCCGGGCCGCGAAGGAATCGGGCATGCGGACGTGGGCGCTCGTGGGGGAGCGACCCAACCCGTTGGCCGACATGTGCGACGAGGCGCTGTGCTGCCCGTCGCCGGACAGCCAGGTGGTCCAGGAACTGCATCTGATCTCGGTCCACCTGATGTGCGAATACGTCGACCGTTATCTGCCCCGGTTCACCGGCGACGAGCTTCCGGCCGGCTTCGGGACGTCGCGTTCCGGACCGGAACGGGCGGGCGCGGGCGGTGGCCGGTCGGAGCGTGATCTCCCTTTCGGATGGGATCGCGACGAGTTCGAGGAGATGGTGAACATATGA
- a CDS encoding glycosyltransferase produces MRIAMISEHASPLAALGGIDAGGQNAHVADLAVALAGHGHQVRVYTRRDDPDRAEVVPMADGVDVVHVPAGPSVALPKDELLPYMGEFAEWTAADWRDSWKPDVVHAHFWMSGLAALDAGHACHVPVVQTFHALGSVKRRYQGRADTSPPRRIGLERHIGQSADRIVVQCRDEIGELLRLGVSRSRMSLVPSGVDTGRFSPHGPVVARRAGLARVLTVARLVERKGIEDTIRAMHGVPGAELVVVGGPPAAELDADPYARRLRALARHCRVDDRVTLVGAVPARDMPAWYRSADVLAATPWYEPFGLTPLEAMACGVPVVATEVGGLTDTVVDGITGDLVPPRDPRALATALRRLLADDVRRYGYSAAAVDRAAASYAWPRIAERLAAVYTTVAELEIAA; encoded by the coding sequence ATGCGGATCGCGATGATCTCGGAACACGCCAGCCCGCTCGCGGCGCTCGGAGGCATCGACGCGGGCGGGCAGAACGCGCACGTCGCCGACCTCGCGGTCGCGCTCGCCGGGCACGGCCATCAGGTGCGTGTCTACACCCGGCGGGACGATCCCGATCGGGCCGAGGTGGTGCCGATGGCCGACGGTGTCGACGTCGTGCACGTGCCGGCCGGCCCGTCGGTCGCGCTGCCCAAGGACGAGCTGCTGCCGTACATGGGCGAGTTCGCCGAGTGGACGGCCGCCGACTGGCGTGACTCGTGGAAGCCCGACGTGGTGCACGCGCACTTCTGGATGAGCGGGCTGGCCGCCCTCGACGCCGGGCACGCCTGCCACGTCCCGGTCGTTCAGACGTTCCACGCGCTCGGTTCGGTCAAGCGCCGCTACCAGGGTCGCGCCGACACCAGCCCGCCCCGGCGGATCGGCCTCGAACGGCACATCGGGCAGTCCGCGGACCGGATCGTCGTCCAGTGCCGCGACGAGATCGGTGAGCTGCTGCGCCTCGGGGTGTCCCGGTCGCGGATGTCGCTCGTGCCGTCCGGGGTCGACACCGGCCGGTTCAGTCCGCACGGTCCGGTGGTCGCTCGCCGGGCCGGGCTCGCCCGTGTCCTCACCGTGGCCCGCCTGGTCGAACGCAAAGGCATCGAGGACACCATCCGGGCGATGCACGGGGTGCCCGGCGCTGAACTCGTCGTCGTCGGCGGGCCGCCCGCGGCGGAACTGGACGCGGACCCGTACGCCAGGCGGTTGCGGGCCCTGGCCCGGCATTGCCGGGTCGATGACCGGGTCACCCTCGTCGGCGCGGTGCCCGCCCGGGACATGCCCGCCTGGTACCGGTCCGCCGACGTACTGGCCGCCACGCCCTGGTACGAGCCGTTCGGGCTCACGCCGCTGGAGGCGATGGCCTGCGGGGTACCGGTCGTGGCCACCGAGGTCGGCGGGCTCACCGACACCGTCGTCGACGGGATCACCGGCGACCTCGTGCCGCCCCGCGATCCGCGTGCCCTGGCCACCGCCCTGCGCCGGTTACTCGCCGACGACGTGCGGCGATACGGGTACTCGGCGGCCGCCGTCGACCGGGCCGCCGCCTCCTACGCGTGGCCCCGAATCGCCGAACGCCTCGCCGCCGTGTACACCACCGTTGCCGAGCTCGAGATTGCGGCATGA
- a CDS encoding glycosyltransferase translates to MNILIWHVHGSWTTSFVQGKHRYLVPVNQTRDEWGRGRARTFDWPGTVEEVPLDQIRDVDVAIVQRPEELDLIPPHVPAIYVEHNTPKGDVPNSRHPLADRDDVVIAHVTHFNELFWDCGGTRTTVIEHGVPEPATTWTGAMDRLAIVTNEPIRRGRVTGTDLFGRFPSVDVFGMGVSGLSGVTTYEDLPQREMHEAVAQRRAYLHLCRWTSLGLSLIEAMRMGMPVIALATTEAVAAVPPDAGILSTRVDDLVEAAHWLLDEPAEAARLGARARQVAAARYGLDRFLADWDRLLEEETCGSR, encoded by the coding sequence GTGAACATCCTGATCTGGCACGTGCACGGCTCCTGGACGACATCTTTCGTCCAGGGAAAACACCGCTATCTGGTGCCGGTCAACCAGACCCGCGACGAGTGGGGACGCGGCCGCGCCCGGACCTTCGACTGGCCCGGGACGGTCGAGGAGGTGCCGCTCGACCAGATCCGCGACGTCGACGTGGCGATCGTCCAGCGACCCGAGGAGCTCGACCTGATCCCACCGCACGTGCCGGCGATCTACGTGGAGCACAACACCCCGAAGGGCGACGTGCCGAACAGCAGGCATCCGCTCGCCGACCGGGACGACGTGGTGATCGCGCACGTCACCCACTTCAACGAGCTGTTCTGGGACTGCGGCGGCACCCGGACGACGGTGATCGAGCACGGCGTCCCCGAACCGGCCACCACATGGACCGGCGCGATGGACCGGCTGGCGATCGTCACCAACGAGCCGATCCGCCGTGGTCGCGTGACCGGAACCGATCTGTTCGGGCGCTTCCCGTCGGTGGACGTCTTCGGGATGGGCGTGTCCGGGCTGTCCGGCGTCACCACCTACGAGGACCTGCCACAGCGCGAGATGCACGAGGCCGTCGCCCAGCGGCGCGCCTACCTGCACCTGTGCCGCTGGACGTCGCTCGGGCTGAGCCTGATCGAGGCCATGCGGATGGGCATGCCGGTGATCGCCCTGGCCACCACCGAAGCGGTCGCCGCCGTGCCGCCGGACGCCGGAATCCTGTCCACCCGGGTCGATGACCTGGTCGAGGCCGCCCACTGGCTGCTCGACGAACCCGCCGAAGCGGCCCGCCTCGGCGCCCGGGCCCGGCAGGTGGCGGCCGCCCGGTACGGCCTCGACCGGTTCCTCGCCGACTGGGACCGGCTGCTGGAGGAGGAGACATGCGGATCGCGATGA
- a CDS encoding HAD-IIIA family hydrolase yields the protein MSGPFGAVLFDRDGTLVVDVPYNGDPAKVVPMPGAKEALDRLRAAGLRLGVVTNQSGLARGRFTAAQMAAVHRRVDELLGPFETWQVCPHDDTAGCDCRKPAPGMVLAAAAALGVEPGRCAVVGDIGRDMEAALAAGATGILVPTAVTRPAEIAAAPHRAADLSAAADLLLQRQELLKPAWRPEPPGAVLAVRSDSAGDVLVTGPAIRALAAGAGRVVLLCGPRGRAAAELLPGVDEIVEWRLPWIDPEPGPVDAADMHGLTERLRRAGADEAVIFTSFHQSALPLALLLRMAGITRITAISDDYPGSLLDVRHRVPDDLPEAERARSVAAAAGFALPESDDGRLRVTVPARPRGDYLVVHPGASCAARSCPPENLRRIVAALADDGHRVVVTGGPGERHLAAHVAGDVAVDPGPMSLPDLAALIAGARGLIVANTGPAHLAAAVGTPVISLYAPTVPYHRWGPYRVPAVRLGDAAAACRDTRATRCPIPGHPCLSGITPDDIRIAVRRLGVTVPHPNHDEVAA from the coding sequence GTGAGCGGGCCGTTCGGGGCGGTGCTCTTCGACCGGGACGGGACCCTCGTCGTGGACGTGCCCTACAACGGTGACCCCGCGAAGGTCGTGCCGATGCCCGGCGCCAAGGAGGCCCTCGACCGGCTGCGGGCGGCCGGGCTGCGGCTCGGGGTGGTCACCAACCAGTCCGGGCTGGCCCGGGGACGGTTCACCGCCGCACAGATGGCCGCCGTGCACCGGCGTGTCGACGAACTGCTCGGGCCGTTCGAGACGTGGCAGGTCTGCCCGCACGACGACACCGCCGGCTGCGACTGCCGGAAACCGGCGCCGGGAATGGTGCTCGCCGCGGCGGCCGCCCTCGGCGTCGAACCCGGGCGGTGTGCCGTCGTCGGCGACATCGGACGCGACATGGAGGCCGCGCTCGCCGCCGGGGCCACCGGAATCCTGGTGCCGACCGCGGTCACCCGGCCCGCCGAGATCGCCGCCGCCCCGCACCGGGCGGCCGACCTCTCCGCCGCCGCCGATCTCCTGCTGCAACGCCAGGAGCTGCTGAAACCGGCTTGGCGGCCGGAGCCGCCCGGTGCGGTGCTGGCGGTGCGCTCCGACTCGGCGGGCGACGTCCTGGTCACCGGGCCGGCGATCCGCGCGCTCGCCGCCGGTGCCGGCCGGGTCGTGCTGCTCTGCGGGCCGCGTGGCCGGGCCGCGGCCGAACTCCTGCCCGGCGTCGACGAGATCGTCGAATGGCGGCTGCCGTGGATCGACCCCGAACCCGGGCCGGTCGACGCCGCCGACATGCACGGTCTCACCGAGCGGCTGCGGCGGGCCGGGGCGGACGAGGCGGTGATCTTCACGTCGTTCCACCAGTCGGCGCTGCCGCTGGCGCTGCTGCTGCGGATGGCCGGGATCACCCGGATCACCGCGATCAGCGACGACTACCCCGGCTCGTTGCTGGACGTGCGTCATCGCGTACCAGATGATCTGCCGGAAGCGGAACGTGCCCGCAGCGTCGCGGCAGCGGCCGGGTTCGCTCTTCCCGAATCCGACGACGGACGGTTGCGGGTGACCGTTCCGGCCCGGCCGCGTGGCGACTACCTGGTGGTGCATCCCGGCGCGAGCTGCGCGGCCCGGTCCTGCCCGCCGGAGAACCTGCGCCGGATCGTGGCCGCGCTCGCCGACGACGGCCATCGTGTCGTGGTGACCGGCGGTCCGGGGGAGCGGCACCTGGCCGCCCACGTCGCCGGTGACGTCGCCGTCGATCCCGGGCCGATGTCGTTGCCCGACCTCGCCGCGTTGATCGCCGGAGCCCGCGGCCTGATCGTCGCCAACACCGGGCCCGCGCACCTGGCCGCGGCCGTCGGTACGCCGGTGATCAGCCTGTACGCCCCGACCGTTCCCTACCACCGGTGGGGTCCCTACCGCGTCCCGGCCGTGCGGCTCGGCGACGCGGCCGCGGCCTGCCGCGACACCCGGGCCACCCGATGCCCGATTCCCGGTCACCCCTGCCTGTCCGGCATCACCCCGGACGACATCCGCATCGCGGTACGCCGGCTCGGCGTCACCGTCCCGCACCCGAACCACGACGAGGTGGCCGCGTGA